The following proteins are co-located in the Dyadobacter chenwenxiniae genome:
- a CDS encoding IS3 family transposase: MKTLCELFGYGRQAWYEAIKRKDRRADDERLLVAQIRLIRLQHHKVGAEKLYFQMKDWCIAHGINIGRDKFFKILRDNGLMIRRRTRKAITTNSRHNLRRYPNLIRDLEISGPNQLWPGRRAVSDMTYLTLTRGFVYMSLVTDAYSRKIVGWSVHKSLQTEGPLLALRKALRTIMGTENLKLIHHSDRGVQYCSRSYIQLLKNNKVDISMTEHGDPYENALAERMNRTLKEEFSLDRTFFSYEQAKQLAAEAIAYYNQTRPHASCNYLTPNQAHECNGTMLKKWRPAKRKITGILQNRLVYKMV, translated from the coding sequence ATGAAAACATTATGCGAGCTGTTTGGGTATGGCCGTCAGGCATGGTATGAAGCCATAAAACGCAAAGATCGACGGGCTGATGACGAGCGGCTTTTAGTTGCTCAAATTCGATTGATACGGTTACAGCATCATAAAGTGGGCGCTGAAAAACTATACTTTCAGATGAAAGACTGGTGCATAGCACATGGTATCAATATTGGACGGGATAAGTTTTTTAAAATTTTGAGAGACAATGGCTTAATGATTCGAAGGAGGACAAGAAAAGCCATTACAACGAATTCGCGACACAACTTGCGTCGCTATCCAAACCTAATTCGAGATTTAGAAATCTCTGGTCCTAATCAATTATGGCCGGGCCGCCGGGCGGTCAGCGATATGACTTATCTTACCCTTACCCGTGGCTTTGTTTACATGAGCCTGGTGACAGACGCATATTCTCGCAAAATTGTAGGCTGGTCAGTGCACAAATCTTTGCAGACCGAAGGGCCACTTTTAGCTCTGAGAAAAGCGTTGAGAACCATAATGGGAACAGAGAATTTGAAGTTAATCCATCATTCAGACCGGGGAGTTCAGTATTGTTCAAGGTCGTACATTCAGCTTTTGAAGAATAATAAGGTTGATATCAGCATGACAGAACATGGTGACCCCTACGAGAATGCGCTGGCAGAAAGGATGAACAGAACCCTGAAGGAAGAATTTTCTCTTGACCGGACTTTCTTCTCGTATGAGCAGGCAAAGCAGTTAGCGGCTGAAGCAATTGCATATTATAATCAGACTAGGCCTCATGCCAGCTGCAATTATCTAACACCCAACCAAGCTCATGAGTGTAATGGGACGATGCTAAAAAAGTGGAGACCCGCAAAAAGAAAGATAACCGGAATATTACAAAATCGACTCGTCTACAAAATGGTGTAA
- a CDS encoding T9SS type A sorting domain-containing protein, whose amino-acid sequence MNFMDYSNQLNFFTNGQISRMRANFAPGGSYSSYAFANTGYQVLGNEAICTSASYSFSGTLSAGLGISWSTSNPSGLSITSSGVATRQNGFNGEVIISANITGGSLCGSTKLSKKVFVGPAGSISYGLTTFDFTGSTAGAGVCNSCGNSISVLMKDYGNTATYVWGPPTQSGSVSSGANGRNANATLGPGASLSIPCTINNNNTCKVTFSFYNYSSFYRTIVYPNPASSDFSIEAVAVTDMNEVESYSKTETLLKTDDLKMTELLLLDEKGNVLSKKAFTEKKINFATDKLPNGTYFLHIGSGESKIMKQIQIQH is encoded by the coding sequence ATGAATTTTATGGATTACAGTAATCAACTAAATTTTTTTACCAATGGACAGATATCTCGAATGCGTGCCAACTTTGCTCCAGGTGGCTCGTATTCATCCTATGCCTTTGCTAACACTGGTTATCAGGTACTAGGCAATGAAGCCATCTGCACATCGGCATCATATTCGTTTTCTGGAACATTGTCAGCAGGATTGGGCATTAGTTGGTCTACTTCTAACCCGTCAGGCCTGAGTATAACCAGCAGCGGGGTTGCAACCCGTCAGAACGGTTTTAATGGTGAAGTAATTATTAGTGCCAATATTACAGGGGGATCTCTGTGCGGTAGCACTAAATTATCTAAAAAAGTATTTGTAGGACCAGCAGGAAGCATTAGTTATGGATTAACGACGTTTGACTTTACAGGAAGCACTGCTGGCGCAGGGGTTTGTAATAGTTGTGGAAATAGCATTTCAGTTTTAATGAAAGATTACGGTAATACAGCTACATACGTATGGGGTCCGCCCACACAGTCCGGATCGGTGAGTAGTGGTGCTAATGGTCGGAATGCAAATGCTACGCTTGGACCAGGTGCTTCCCTGAGCATTCCTTGCACTATTAATAACAATAACACCTGTAAGGTCACCTTTTCCTTTTATAATTATAGCAGTTTCTATCGGACAATAGTTTATCCAAATCCGGCTTCTAGTGATTTCTCCATTGAAGCCGTTGCCGTAACAGACATGAATGAAGTTGAATCATATTCGAAAACAGAAACGTTGTTGAAAACCGACGATTTAAAAATGACAGAACTTTTGTTGCTGGACGAGAAGGGAAATGTTCTCTCTAAAAAAGCCTTTACTGAAAAGAAAATCAATTTTGCCACTGATAAGCTGCCAAACGGAACCTACTTTTTACATATTGGTAGTGGTGAATCCAAAATTATGAAACAGATTCAAATTCAGCACTGA
- a CDS encoding integrase core domain-containing protein, whose amino-acid sequence MDDAMEKIEDFRWEYNHVRPHRALNDLTPKEIC is encoded by the coding sequence ATGGATGATGCTATGGAAAAAATTGAAGATTTTAGGTGGGAATACAATCACGTTAGGCCGCACCGTGCACTGAATGATTTAACCCCAAAAGAAATTTGTTAA
- a CDS encoding serine hydrolase domain-containing protein, whose product MLRRILRYCIGLALFVNVLACSTDEQKLVGIWHTEFEAVPHLKGPLDVELRHDFFSDSWSGRFEIPESMAEGTLSGINITNSKIFLDLGQGATFTGNLSKNKTEIGGLLNIPDRKPETVTLTKTDRWTSQRPARVDKENRPLLKWSYQAPPVTSDGWKVGALNMQTANSKVLHDLFENILKGKYHGLDAVLVAQNGKLLLDEYFYLGERERIHSLQSCTKSVTSLLIGIAKDGGLIQNLDAPLTAFFPAYKNSIKEKSPQPTLRNALTMSAGLDWHEDIPYTDPKNDAVLMNQSKDMYQYVLAKNLDEKDKPGKKFEYNSGLSILLGGILSNVTGKPADKYAEQSLFKGLGIENFSWTSMNNQVHTGGGLFLRPRDMLKIGQLILGKGKWNEKQIVSTSWITESTAFVIPINESSSDWGYGYQWWRGVFRVRDKVFPVIYAAGYGGQVLYIVPDLNLSILTLHHNASDVSGSHSLTWKDIEKSILPAFI is encoded by the coding sequence ATGCTGAGAAGGATATTAAGATATTGCATAGGTCTGGCACTCTTCGTAAATGTTCTGGCCTGTTCTACTGACGAGCAAAAACTGGTAGGAATCTGGCATACTGAATTTGAGGCTGTGCCACATCTTAAAGGTCCGCTCGATGTTGAGTTGCGTCATGATTTTTTTTCTGATTCGTGGAGCGGCAGGTTTGAAATTCCGGAATCAATGGCGGAAGGAACACTGTCTGGTATAAACATAACGAATTCAAAAATATTCCTGGATCTGGGGCAAGGAGCGACATTCACGGGTAATCTTTCGAAGAATAAAACAGAAATCGGAGGATTGCTCAATATACCCGATCGCAAACCTGAAACGGTGACCTTGACGAAAACTGATCGTTGGACGTCACAGCGGCCAGCAAGGGTTGACAAGGAAAATCGTCCTCTGTTGAAATGGAGCTATCAAGCTCCGCCTGTAACCAGTGATGGCTGGAAAGTGGGCGCATTGAATATGCAGACTGCGAATTCCAAGGTATTACACGATCTTTTCGAGAACATATTAAAGGGCAAATATCATGGACTGGACGCAGTGCTTGTTGCCCAGAATGGAAAGTTGTTGCTTGACGAATACTTTTATTTAGGTGAACGAGAAAGAATCCATAGTTTACAATCCTGTACAAAAAGTGTGACGTCGCTCCTGATTGGCATCGCGAAAGATGGTGGCCTGATCCAAAATCTGGATGCACCATTAACCGCTTTTTTCCCGGCCTACAAGAACTCTATAAAAGAAAAATCCCCACAACCCACGCTGCGTAATGCTTTAACCATGTCGGCCGGACTGGATTGGCATGAGGACATTCCTTACACTGACCCCAAAAACGATGCTGTTTTAATGAACCAAAGCAAGGATATGTATCAGTATGTCCTGGCTAAAAATTTGGATGAAAAGGACAAGCCGGGTAAGAAATTTGAATACAACAGCGGCCTTTCGATCTTGCTAGGTGGTATTCTATCCAATGTAACGGGAAAGCCTGCGGACAAATACGCAGAACAATCCCTGTTTAAAGGCTTGGGAATTGAAAACTTTTCCTGGACTTCAATGAATAATCAAGTCCACACAGGAGGAGGATTGTTTCTCAGGCCCCGGGATATGTTGAAAATTGGCCAGCTGATATTGGGCAAGGGAAAGTGGAATGAGAAGCAAATTGTGTCCACATCCTGGATCACCGAATCTACTGCATTTGTTATACCAATAAATGAGTCAAGCTCGGATTGGGGATATGGATATCAATGGTGGCGTGGCGTGTTCCGAGTTAGAGATAAAGTATTTCCCGTAATATACGCTGCTGGTTACGGAGGTCAGGTGTTATATATCGTTCCCGATTTAAACCTTTCAATCCTTACATTACATCACAACGCTTCGGATGTAAGTGGCAGCCACTCCCTGACCTGGAAAGATATCGAGAAGTCTATTCTTCCTGCTTTCATCTGA
- a CDS encoding helix-turn-helix transcriptional regulator has product MFQYQEHEVTDALSPFIKKIWILNNSDNCLAVLDKSILPNGCFNIAIIEGIGFTVRQNGRVDVLGAGIYFCGQSTHVVSIDAFPFSKATMVQLYPWAPVHFTSQALSPYTNMVSLLECQKENEATILKFSDTKDINEFLDKLKVCLAKFYNPAKASPLITKSTKMIVKLKGNTTVKDIATAIRCSQRHLQKIFKKHIGLSPKEFIVIIKLRETIELIAYPEDIHRSLTNLSLENNFYDQAHFNNTFRAITNTSPGKFFADDYLLSLKK; this is encoded by the coding sequence ATGTTTCAATATCAGGAGCATGAAGTCACTGATGCTCTGTCTCCTTTTATAAAGAAGATCTGGATCTTAAACAACTCTGACAACTGTCTGGCAGTCCTGGACAAATCTATTTTGCCTAACGGCTGCTTTAACATTGCCATTATTGAAGGTATAGGCTTTACCGTTCGACAAAATGGAAGAGTTGATGTGCTAGGGGCAGGTATCTATTTCTGCGGGCAAAGCACTCATGTAGTTTCAATTGATGCTTTTCCCTTTTCCAAAGCCACAATGGTACAACTTTACCCCTGGGCACCCGTTCATTTTACTTCACAGGCACTCAGCCCCTATACAAATATGGTTAGCCTTTTAGAATGTCAAAAGGAGAACGAGGCGACTATTCTTAAATTTAGCGATACAAAGGATATCAACGAATTCCTTGACAAATTAAAAGTATGCTTAGCAAAATTTTATAATCCAGCAAAAGCATCACCTCTGATCACCAAAAGCACTAAAATGATTGTAAAGTTGAAAGGAAACACAACTGTAAAAGACATTGCAACAGCCATCAGATGCTCGCAAAGGCATTTACAAAAAATATTTAAAAAACATATAGGCCTAAGTCCAAAGGAATTCATTGTGATAATTAAGCTACGAGAAACAATCGAGCTTATTGCTTATCCTGAAGACATTCATAGATCGTTGACGAACTTGTCGCTGGAGAACAACTTCTATGACCAGGCACATTTTAACAATACATTTCGGGCTATCACGAACACGTCACCTGGAAAGTTTTTTGCCGATGACTACCTTCTCTCCTTAAAAAAATAA
- a CDS encoding serine hydrolase domain-containing protein yields MAHHIISFFFFLLLLSSNSFGQSALTRSVDSLIKISTPRSFNGIIKISQNGNTIYERAYGLSDAEKMVSLRMEDKFIIGSISKQITAVLVLQEVQAGRIKLKNTIHSYLPEFSERWADSVTIQQLLNHTSGIRNWNTPLLFEPGRQFSYSNLNYAILGKVVEKTSSQTYANLTRALFSACKMVDSKVPASTPQDKKHQKIVRGYVENHDKEWTSGDNILTLLNLPVMGVPAAGIISNVEDLTRWNYCLHERKILTDSIYRSMINEAVIRPHRWGEVKYGDGVQIDYIDGIQELSMSGYVPGFISTILYFPSTKISVVILENRSADPTDMTRVYYFHDQIRKLVKKNLVKQSAD; encoded by the coding sequence ATGGCACATCATATCATCAGCTTTTTTTTCTTCCTATTATTGTTATCCAGCAACAGCTTTGGACAGTCAGCTTTAACCAGGTCGGTAGATTCTCTAATCAAAATATCAACACCTAGGAGTTTCAACGGAATTATCAAGATTAGTCAAAATGGGAATACTATCTATGAGCGTGCCTATGGGCTCAGTGATGCTGAGAAAATGGTCTCTCTCAGAATGGAAGACAAATTCATTATTGGGTCAATCAGCAAACAAATTACGGCAGTTTTAGTTTTGCAGGAAGTTCAGGCTGGTCGTATCAAGTTAAAGAATACCATTCATTCATATTTGCCAGAATTTTCTGAAAGATGGGCAGATTCTGTAACCATTCAGCAACTGCTGAATCACACGTCAGGGATTAGAAACTGGAACACGCCACTTTTATTTGAACCTGGCAGACAGTTTTCATATTCAAACTTGAACTATGCTATTCTTGGGAAAGTTGTTGAGAAAACATCGTCTCAGACTTATGCAAATTTGACAAGAGCCCTGTTTTCTGCTTGCAAAATGGTTGATTCAAAAGTCCCAGCATCAACTCCTCAAGACAAAAAGCACCAAAAAATTGTAAGGGGATACGTTGAGAATCATGATAAAGAATGGACCTCAGGAGATAATATCCTGACATTGCTGAATCTTCCGGTTATGGGTGTTCCCGCGGCTGGCATAATTTCAAACGTTGAAGATTTGACACGTTGGAACTATTGCTTGCATGAGAGAAAAATCTTAACCGACAGTATCTACCGTTCAATGATTAATGAGGCAGTCATCCGCCCGCATAGATGGGGCGAAGTCAAATATGGTGATGGTGTTCAAATTGACTACATTGACGGTATCCAGGAGCTGAGTATGAGTGGTTACGTTCCGGGCTTTATTTCCACTATACTGTATTTTCCATCAACTAAAATCAGTGTAGTTATCCTAGAAAATAGGTCTGCTGACCCAACTGACATGACAAGAGTCTATTATTTTCATGATCAAATCCGCAAGCTGGTAAAAAAAAATTTAGTAAAACAGTCTGCTGATTAG